A genomic region of Cydia amplana chromosome 27, ilCydAmpl1.1, whole genome shotgun sequence contains the following coding sequences:
- the LOC134660366 gene encoding serine protease 27-like: MLPVVFFLMYASFSNADYFANSINHMEFYKNRTRPSKAFSSFSNSYFNQNLLQRPSKVNKVQCGTRTVDFNPRRMAKIVGGTETPYGAFPWQVEIQMLDTDKLSFEHQCGGAVIAERLVLSAAHCFDKHPLQVERIRLVMGEHRLNIQDKHEHRFLVEKVVPHPEFRKNGPHSNDIALILVARSNHVQFNSHVRPICLPDAGADSAGRWCAVTGWGYQTESTESFAPVLRAAAVPVLDLATCRKDQILGGRQQAILDSMICAGILSGGVDACKGDSGGPLACTHGGRWQLHGVVSWGSGCGRKARPGVYTRVSAYVEWITRTASALGHML; this comes from the exons ATGTTGCcagtagtattttttttaatgtacgcTAGTTTTTCGAATGCGGATTATTTTGcgaatagtataaatcatatgGAGTTTTATAAGAATAGGACGCGGCCCTCGAAGGCGTTTTCTAGTTTTTCCAATAGttattttaaccagaatttGTTGCAAAGGCCTAGCAAGGTGAACAAAGTGCAGTGCGGTACTAGAACTGTAGATTTTAATCCAAGAAGAATGGCGAAAATTGTTGGTGGCACTGAAACGCCGTATGGAGCTTTTCCTTGGCAG GTGGAGATCCAGATGCTTGACACAGACAAACTGAGTTTCGAACATCAGTGCGGCGGGGCGGTGATAGCAGAGCGGCTGGTGCTCAGCGCGGCGCACTGCTTCGACAAA CACCCGCTGCAAGTGGAACGCATCCGTCTGGTGATGGGGGAACACCGTCTTAACATCCAGGACAAGCATGAGCATCGGTTCCTCGTGGAGAAGGTGGTTCCTCACCCCGAGTTCAGGAAAA ACGGGCCCCACAGCAACGACATCGCCCTAATACTTGTAGCCCGATCCAACCACGTGCAGTTCAACTCCCACGTCCGTCCCATATGCCTGCCTGACGCCGGCGCGGACAGTGCAGGGAGATGGTGTGCTGTGACAGGCTGGGGGTATCAGACAG AGAGCACAGAAAGCTTCGCTCCCGTGCTGCGCGCCGCCGCCGTGCCGGTTTTGGACTTGGCCACGTGTAGGAAAGATCAGATCCTGGGTGGGAGGCAGCAGGCGATTTTGGACTCTATGATATGCGCAG GCATCCTCTCAGGGGGTGTAGATGCATGCAAGGGGGACTCAGGGGGTCCGCTGGCGTGCACCCACGGGGGTCGCTGGCAGCTCCACGGGGTCGTGTCCTGGGGGTCCGGGTGCGGCAGAAAAGCCCGGCCAGGTGTCTACACGAGGGTCTCCGCCTACGTGGAGTGGATCACGAGGACGGCGAGTGCTTTAGGACATATGCTGTAG